CTCGCTGTACCACACGGTCGACCGCCTGCTGGCCGCCGGACACATCAAGATCGTCGAGACCCAGCGCGCCGGCCGTCGCCCGGAGCGCACCGTCTACGCGCTGACCGAACAGGGCCGGGACGCGTTCGTCGACCGCGCCAAGACGATGCTCGGCACGATCGCCAACGAGCACCCCGAGTTCCTCAGCGGCCTCGGCGCGATGGACGACCTCGGCCGCGAAGCCGCGTTGGAGCAGTTGCAGATGCGCCTGCTGCACCTGGAGGCGAAGGCCGCGGCGCAGGAGGTCATCACGCGCAGGCTGGTCGACGAGGTGCCCGCGATCCACTGGGTCGACTGGCGCTACACGACCGCGCAGGTTCGCTTCGAACTGGAGTGGACCCGGCAGCTGGTGGACGACATCACCAGCGGCCGTCTCGACTGGACGGGCGACTGCCACCCGGACCGCCTCCACGCGGTCCCTGCCGAATCCACTGAGGACAGATCCGATGACCGAGCGAGCTAACCCGTGGGCGGCGTTGATCGCGCTGTGCATCGGGTTCTTCATGATCCTGTTGGACACCACGATCGTGTCCATCGCGATCCCCTCGATGGTGAAGGGCCTGAACACCGACCTCAACGCCATCGTCTGGGTCATGAGCGTCTACCTGCTCACCTACGCCGTGCCGATGCTGTTCACCAGCAGGCTCGGCGACCGTTTCGGTCCGAAGCGCCTGTACCTGGCCGGGCTCGCGGTGTTCACGCTCGCGTCGCTGTGGTGCGGCCTGTCCGGCACCGCCGAGATGCTGATCGCGGCGCGCGCCGTGCAGGGGCTGGGCGCCGCGCTGATGACGCCGCAGACGCTGGCGTTCATCACGCACCTGTTCCCGCCCGCCAAGCGCGGCCCGGCGATGGGCATGTGGGGCGGGGTGGCCGGCCTGGCCACGATCGCCGGGCCGCTGCTCGGCGGCGTGCTGGTCGACCAGCTGGGCTGGGAGTGGATCTTCTTCGTCAACGTGCCCGTCGGCGTGGTGGGCCTGGTGCTCGCGGCGCTGCTGGTGCCGGACTGGCAGCCGCGCAACTCGCACTCGTTCGACCTGCCCGGCATCGTGCTGTCGGTCGCCGGGCTGTCGCTGCTGGTCTTCGGGCTGCAGAACGGGCAGCACTACGACTGGGGCACGGTCGCCGGCCCGGTCAACGTGGCCGAGGTGATCGCCGCCGGGGTGCTGCTGCTGGCCGGGTTCGTGGTGTGGCAGCGCTACAACCGCCGGGAGCCGCTGCTGCCGCTGCGGGTGTTCGCCAACCGCAACTTCTCCGCGGGCACGCTGACGGCCGTCACGATCGGCTTCTCGATGACCGCGATGTTCCTGCCGCTGGTGATCTACGTGCAGGACGTGCTGC
The window above is part of the Amycolatopsis thermoflava N1165 genome. Proteins encoded here:
- a CDS encoding PadR family transcriptional regulator yields the protein MASPKLTPMAMAVLELLHERPMHPYEMTQLMRDRHLDNRVAVKAGSLYHTVDRLLAAGHIKIVETQRAGRRPERTVYALTEQGRDAFVDRAKTMLGTIANEHPEFLSGLGAMDDLGREAALEQLQMRLLHLEAKAAAQEVITRRLVDEVPAIHWVDWRYTTAQVRFELEWTRQLVDDITSGRLDWTGDCHPDRLHAVPAESTEDRSDDRAS
- a CDS encoding MFS transporter, whose translation is MTERANPWAALIALCIGFFMILLDTTIVSIAIPSMVKGLNTDLNAIVWVMSVYLLTYAVPMLFTSRLGDRFGPKRLYLAGLAVFTLASLWCGLSGTAEMLIAARAVQGLGAALMTPQTLAFITHLFPPAKRGPAMGMWGGVAGLATIAGPLLGGVLVDQLGWEWIFFVNVPVGVVGLVLAALLVPDWQPRNSHSFDLPGIVLSVAGLSLLVFGLQNGQHYDWGTVAGPVNVAEVIAAGVLLLAGFVVWQRYNRREPLLPLRVFANRNFSAGTLTAVTIGFSMTAMFLPLVIYVQDVLLLSPTEAGLVTAPMSLLSGIIAPFIGRLSDRTNPKYLVFFGIVALVAGLGLIALMARETSTWWVTFPGLLLCGVGIGSVFAPMSNVTMSSVEPRLAGTASGIFNTARQVGGVLGSAACGVLLQARISAGLASSGGNSPQALTDAARETLLLPVAVLLLGIIAAAAMRRPAPRPAPAPAATRA